Genomic window (Pseudomonas sp. MM211):
CCCAGGGGTTACGCCAATCACGGCGATGCGTGCGTTGGCGGCGACTGCCGCGATGGACTGGCCCAGGGTGTCCTGGCCGCCGGTTTCGATGATCACGTCGGCGCCGCCGTTATCCGTCAGGGCCATGAGCTGGGCGGCCCAGTCCGGATGCTGGCGATAGTTGATCGTGATGTCGGCGCCGAGCTGGCGCACGATCTGCAATTTTTCGTCGCTGGAGGAGGTGATGGCCACGCGTGCGCCGCGCAGCTTGGCGAGTTTCAGCGCTGCCAGCGAAACGCCGCCGGTGCCCAGGCAAAGCACCAGCTCGCCCGGTTTGACCTTGCACACTTCGATCAGCGCGTTCCAGGCGGTGAGGCCGGCCGAGGCCAGTGCGGCAACGTCCTGGTCGGCGAGCGAAGCCGGCACCTGAATAACCGCGGCGGCGGGTAATACGACCCGTTCGGCCAGCCAGCCGTCGTGGGATATGCCGATGTCATGGGCGAATACATCGGGGCGGAATTCACCTTCCAGCCAGTTGGGGAAATGCCCGCAGACCACGCGATCGCCAGGTTTGATGTTACTCACACCTGCGCCTACCGCGATGACATCGCCGACGCCTTCGGAGACCGGAATCCTTTCTGGTGCCTGGCGCGCGCCGTAGACACCACGCAGCAGTTGCACATCGCGGCTGATCAGGCTGACCAGGCGTGGGGCGACGAGCACTTGGCCCGGGCCTGCAATCGGGGCGGGGCGAGTGGTTGCGGTGAGGCTGTCCAGGCCTTGCTGGTTGCCGATCTGAAAGGCTTTCATGGGGATAGTCCTTGTGTCTGAATAGGTCACGCTGTGGCGCGGTGAATCGTTGCCTGGTGGCGATCGTATAGGACAGAGACCGTCTTTTCATCGCTCGGTGCGGTCGCAGGGGGAATGGATGTAAGAAAAGGGGACAGATTTATTTTTCACATGATCGACTAAGCTGAAAGCCTTAATGGAAGGAGGTTGTTATGCCAAGGATGGGACGCATTGTGGTGCCTAACTACCCGCATCACGTAGTGCAGCGAGGCCATAATCGGCAGGTGGTCTTTGTCGGCGATCAGGATTATCAACGTTATATTGCTGATCTGCGCGAGTTGAAAGACGTCTTCGGGATCAAGGTCTACGCCTACTGCCTGATGACAAATCATGTCCATCTACTGCTGGCGCCCGGTGAGGCCATCGCTGGGTTGGGACTGTTGATGAAGGCGTTGGCAGCGCGTGCCACGCGGTATAGAAATCGTCTGGAAGGGCGCACCGGCACTCTCTGGGAGAGCCGTTACAAGTCCAGTGTGGTCGAGTCAGACGCCTACTTACTTGCCTGCTGCCGCTATATCGAGTTAAACCCGGTTCGGGCCCGTATGGTTGCCGAGGCAGGTGACTACCCCTGGTCGAGTTACCAGATGCGCGCCACTGATCAAGCGGACAGTGATTGGTTGGATATTGACCCTTGCTTCATCGCACTTGGCGATACGCCTGAAAGGCGTCGTATCCGTTATATGGAGTTCATGCGCCAAGCTGTAACGTCAAGTGAAATTGAACTGATCCGGACTGCACTTCAGAGAGGGCAGTTAACCGGTAGTGCTCGTTTTGTGGATGAAATAGAGAGAGTCCAAGGACAACGGATAGAGCTACGGGGTCAGGGTAGGCCTAGGAAAGTGTCAGAAAAATAAATCTGTCCCCTTTTTCGAGAGTGCTTTGACCCTCAGGCCGGTTGAGGGTTTGAAGAAGCTATATCTTATGAAGAATGGTGAGTTTAAGGTCATCGAGGTTGCAAAATGACAATAACTATGAGTCTTGAAGTGGAGTCTGGTATCTCAATGAGGGGGATTTCTTCAGTATTATCTAAATTCGGAGCAAAAATCTCCGTTGATGGCGATGGGGTGTCAGGAAACTTTGAGGGATCTAATGCTTACTTTGTATTTCGAGAGTGTCATGGTTTTGAGGAGGTCGTGACTGAAGAAATAAATGTAAGTTGGGGGGTAGGGGTAAGAGGCGCATTTCATTGTCCGGGTAATCTTCTTGCAGAAAGTTATGATGATATTAAGCGCTTTTTGAGTTTCCTGGCTGAGAGGGAAAGCTGTAGGTTCATTCTTTCTTTTCAGTATGAAAGTATCTATGCAATTCGGGATGAAGCGGGGCTTCGCTTCATAAAGGAGATGGTAGGTTAGGGCGATTGCAGGAGCTGAGTGGGAATAGAGAAAAGGTGACAGAGAAAAGGTGACAGATTTATTTTTCACATGATAGAAAAGGGGACAGATTTATTTTCTGGCCGTAGAACTGGGCGAGTGAAAAATAGGGGCAGACCACGATTAACGCCCCACCAATCGTGGTCTGCCCCTATTTGCGGCCTATTTGTTCCCTGATTTCGAATAAGGCCAAGGAGGCCATCATGCGTTCACTACTGCTTATTCCCCTGCTGTGCTTGACCGGCTGCGCCATCACCAATTACCAGGAGGTGGCACCCGGTGAGTATCGTCTTACCGCTCACGGCAACATTTTCCAGTCGAAAGAGGCCTTACTGAAGGCCATCGACAAGAAGGCGAGCAAGCTGTGTGGTGAGCGCGGTTATGCCTTGGCGGGTCAGGGCGCGCTGAGTACGGAGCCGGTGGTGTCTTACTACAATGGCCAGCAGATCAACGCGTCGGCGGTGCTGTTGACCGAAACCGCCCGCTGTGGAAATGCCGCAAAGCTGGCGCCTGATCCGGCAACTACCGAAGCGCTATAGAACAATAGGGGACGAATCTCTCTCTGTGTGCTGCCCACGTCCTCGAAATCGCTGAGCCGTTGCAACTGTTCTGAACTGAGGTGCCGTGGCGGGGGTCTGCCGTTGCAATCCAGTAAAGGTACTACCCAAATGACCCACTTCGATGCCGACCGCCAGCGCCTGGAGCGATACGATGACCAGACCAATGAATACTTGCTGGCGATCATCACCGACGAAGACCATGCCTCGCAGATCGAACTGGAAGATGGTCAGGTCGCCTGGCGCTCGACCTTGCGGCATGACCGCCTGCACCGCGTTGTTGACGAAGCGGGTCGCGCGCATTATCGCTTCGAGGAAATCTTGCCCGAGCAAGGTGGCGAATTCCAGCTGGTCAGCTTGATCGCCGAAGGCGGTCGGGGTGCGGAATTCTCCGAGTTGGTGATGTTCGGCAAGCGCCTGCTGACCTTCGACGACCGCACCGGTCTAGTCTGCGAGATACGCGAGCACAACCAGCTGATCCCGCGACAGATCCTCATGACCGGCAGCGGCGATGAACGCTTCAAGGGCTTCAAGAGCGAATGGGCCACGCTCTGGGGCGATCACTTGGTAGTCGGTAGCCACGGCAAGCGTCCCGAGGAGGAGTGGGTGAAGGTGGTCGGCCGTGACTACGGCCTGCAGAGCATCGATTGGCAGGATCGTTATGCACTGATCCGCGAAGCGCTGGGCGTGGGCGAGCAGGGGTACGTGATCCATGAGGCGGCTGAATGGCATCCGTACCGACGCCAATGGCTGTTTTTCCCCCGCAAGGTATCTACCGAGCCCTTCGATGAGGAGGTCGACGGTCGCGAGAGAGGTAGCAACAAGCTGGTAATCGCCAGTGAGGATTTTAGCGACATTCAAGTGCTGGAGATTGGTGAACGAGTGCCCGAGCGCGGCATTTCCTCGTTCAAGCTGGTACCCGGCCACCCCAACGAATGCATCGGCCTCAAGAGCGTGGAGATCGGTGATCGCACCGAGAGTTACCTGTTCTGCTTCAACCTCGACGGTGAAATTCTCACCGACGACCTGTTCATCGGTGCCTACAAGTGCGAAGGGGTGGAATTTCTCTAGTCGGTGCGCAAGGCTGATGCAGGCGGTGTTGCCCCTGCATCGCTGCTCAAAACCGATCCTGCAACTCCGTCGCCCGCAACGCTTGCTCGAAGCGCTCCAGGAAGATCGCTTCGGCGTGGGTGCGTTTCTGGTCGCGGTTCCAGAGCAGGTAGACGTCCACGTCGATGACACCTTCGGCAGGCGGCAGGCGCCAGACTTCGCCGGCTTGCACGTCCTTGGCGACGATATGTTCCGGCAGGCAGCCGATGCCATAGCCGGCGGCGACCAGGCGGCGTATTTCGTCGAGGCTGGGCGAGGAGGCCACGATGCGGCCGGTGAAGCCCTGCTGATCCCGGAATATGGTCAGTGGCGAGAGGTTGCCGCCGATCTGGTCGCTGGTGAAACTGACGAAGTTCTCGCTTTGCAGGTCGCCGAGTTTCAGGTTCTTGCGCCCGAACAGGGGGTGGCGCTTGCCGCAGAAGAACGCATAGCGTTGCTTGAGCATCACCCGTTGTTCCAGGCGTGACTGCGGCGTTCGGCACAGGCTCAGGCCGAAGGAGGCGGTTTTCTGCAGCAGCGCGCTTACCACGTCGGAGCTGCGCAGCACGTCGAATTCGAACTCGACCCTGGGGTAGTCGACATGGAAGTTGGCCAGGAAGTCGTCGTAGAAGCTCGACTGGATGCGGCTGATCATCAGCATGCGGATCTTGCCGGCAACGTTTTCCTCTGGGGCGTCCAGCGCCGGGCCGAGGCGCGAGACGGTGCCGTAGAGTTCGGCAGCGATCTGCATGACTTCCTCGCCGGCCCTGGACAGCGCGATGCGTGGGCCACTGCGAATTACCAGGGCGCTTTCCAGCTGTTCCTCGAGGCGTTTGAGGGCCTGGCTGACGGCTGGCTGGCTCAGGTGCAGGCGGGCTGCGGCGCGGCTGATGCTGCCTTCCTGGCCGATCACCAGGAAGGTGCGCAGCAGGTTCCAGTCCAACCGGTCGTTGAGGAAACGACGGGCCTCGGGGTTGCGGTGGCCGGGGTTCATGGGTGTTCGATTATCCGTATTGCTTATACTTGAGTATTGATATTAGAAGCTTTGCTTAGCATAGGGGCGGGGGCATGATCTGGCAATGCACCGCCAGAGTGCGACCGATCCCGCACCTGGGATGTGCTTTTTCTCCTGCCTATAAAAACGAATCCGGGAGCTTGCGATGACTACACCCACCTCCACGCCGCGCCGTGCCGCGGCGGCCGCCTTCATCGGCACCACGATCGAGTTCTACGATTTCTACATCTACGCCTTCGCCGCCGCGCTGGTGCTGGGGCAGCTGTTCTTCCCCAGTGACAACGCGGTGCTGAGCACCATGGCCGCCTTCGCCACCTTCGCTGTCGGTTTCATCGCGCGGCCGTTCGCTGGGGTGGTGTTCGGTCATCTCGGGGATCGTCTCGGGCGCAAGAAGATGCTGCTGTTCACCATGGTGCTGATGGGCGTGGCGACCACCTGCATCGGCCTGCTGCCAACCTACGCCCAGGCCGGTATCTGGGGCCCGATAGGTCTGGTCGCGCTGCGCTTCCTGCAGGGTATTTCGGTGGGTGGCGAGTGGGGCGGCGCTGTGCTGATGGCCAGCGAGCACGCGCCCAAGGGCCGCAAGGTGTTCTTTGCCTCCTTCGCGCAACTGGGTAGCCCGGCTGGCCTGCTGCTGGCGCTGATCGCCTTTCGCGCCATCAGCGAGATGGATCAGGACGCGCTAATGAGCTGGGGCTGGCGTGTGCCGTTCCTGCTGAGTGGCGTATTGATGATGGTAGGGCTGTTCATCCGCTTCGGTGTTCCCGAGTCGCCGGAGTTCGCTAAGGTCAAGGAGCAGAAGCAGACCTCCAAGAGCCCGGTCAAGGATGTCATCCGCCATAGCTGGCGGCAGATCCTGTTCGCCGCTTTGGCGGTGACCATCGGTTCCGGCGGGTTCTTCTTCACCAACACCTTCATGATCACTTACGTGACGCAGTATCAGGGCATATCCAAGTCGACCATTCTCGACTGCCTGTTCCTGGTGACCATTCTGCAGTTCCTCTCCCAGCCGTGTTCGGCACTGCTCGCCGAGCGCTTTGGTGAGGGGCGCTTCCTCAAATGGGTGGCGGGGCTGTGCATGCTGGTGCCGTACCCGATGTTCATGCTGGTGCAGACCGGTAACCTCATCTACATGACGGCAGGTATCGCCCTGGCCGTATTGCTGTTGGCGGCGCTGTATTCGGCGATCGCCGGCTACATGGCCGAAGCCTTTGCAGCGCAGGTGCGTTACTCCGGCATTTCGATTGCCTATCAACTGGGCAGCGGCCTGACCGGTGGTTTGACGCCGCTGATCGGCACCTACCTGGCCGGGCAGTACGCCGGGCAGTGGTGGCCGCTGGCGCTGTTCTTCAGCATCCTCGCGCTGATGTCGCTGGTTGGCGTCATCGGCCTGGCCCACCTGCGCGCCAGCGAGCGGCAACCCGTCAGCCTGACCAACCCGGAGGCCGTTACCCCATGAGCAAACCCAATACCCTCACCGAGGTCGAATGGCAGGCCCGCTGCGACCTGGCCGCGCTGTACCGGCTGGTCGCCTACTACCGCATGACCGACCTGATCGACACGCACATCACCCTGCGCGTGCCAGGGCCCGAGCATCACTTTCTGATCAACCGCTATGGCGTTGCCTTCGAGAAGATGCGCGCCAGCGATCTGGTGCTGATCGACCTGCACGGCAATGTCGTGGATCGTCTGGACGGCCAGGGTCGGGTCAACGCGGCCGGCTTTGTCATCCATTCGGCGATTCACGCTGCACGGCCGGACATGCAGTGCATCGTGCACACCCACACCGCCGCCGGAATGGCCGTGGCTGCCCAGCGTGACGGCCTGTTGCCGCTCACTCAGCATGCCCTGAAGTTCTATGGCAACCTGGCGTATCACACCTATGAAGGCATCGCGCTATCGCTGGATGAGCGTGCTCGCTTGGTCGCCGACTTGGGCACGCACAACGCGATGATCCTGCGTAACCACGGCTTGCTGGCCGGCGGTCAGAGCGTGGCGCATGCCTTCCACGAGATCTATTTTCTCGAGCGTGCCTGCCAGGCGCAGATTCAGGCGATGGCGGCAGGCGTGGCGTTGAACATCCCCAGTGAAGAAGTGTGCCGGCATACCGCGGCGCAGTTCTCCCGCGATGGAGTCGAGGGCATCATTGACCTGGCCTGGCAGGCCGCCCTGAGCCTGATCGACGATCAGCGCAACGATTGGTGCAGCTAGGCTCATGGCGCGCATCGTATTGCTCTGCCGAGAGCCGAAACTGGAAGACTGGCTGGCCGGTCTGTTCACTCGACATGCGCCGCATCTGCAGGTGTTGCGCCCAGGCGAGGAGGGCGCCGAGCAGGCCGAGGTCGCGGTGTGCTGGTATCCCGCGGCCGGAAGTTTGGGCCGGCTGCCGGCGCTGCGGCTGATCCATTCGATCGGTTCCGGCGTGGATCATCTGGAACATGACCCTTCGCGGCCGGGTTCGATTCCCGTTTGCCGTGTGGTCGACCCCGACCATACCCAAGGCATGGCCGAATACGTGCATTGGGGCGTGCTGCATTTTCACCGCGGCTTCGACCAGGTGCTCAATGGTCGCCAGAGCCTGCAGTGGCAGCGGCCGGTACAACGTACCGCGCGGGACTTCAAGGTCGGCGTCATGGGCCTGGGCTCCATCGGTACGCCGGTGGCCTTGCGGCTGGCGCAGGCGGGCTACACCGTTCGTGGCTGGGCCCGCACCGCGCGGCAGCTCCCGGATGTCGCCACCTTCGCCGGGGACGCCTCGCTGCCTGAGTTTCTTGGCGGCCTCGACCTGCTGGTCAATCTGCTTCCGCTGACGCCAGCGACTCGCGGGTTGCTCAACCATGAGGTGTTCGCACGCATGGCTCAGGGTGCTGCGCTGGTCAATTGCGGCCGCGGCGAGCATGTGGAAGAGAGCCACCTGCTCGAAGCGCTGGCCAGCGGTCAACTGCGCGGCGCGCTGCTGGATGTGTTCGCCGAGGAGCCGCTGCAAAAGGAGTCGCCACTGTGGCAAGTGCCTGGTGTGTGGGTGACGCCGCACATGGCCTCTGCCGCCTCCGATGCCTGCATCGCCAGCCAGATCGCCGACAACCTCGAACGCCTGAACGCCGGCCTGCCCTTGAACAATCAGGTCGACGCCGAACTGGGCTACTGAAACGACAAGCGCTGCTGGCCGTCAGCCCCGGTGCTGGCCGCCGGCACCGCGAGACCAACGCTTTGACGAGAATCGCCATGAAGACTTTCTTCCATCCGCACCAACGTCTGCATCACCCACGCTCTTACCTGTCCCGCGGGCAGATGCGCGAGCCCCAGGAAGTACCGGCGCGTATCGATCCGCTGCTGGCCATGGCGCGCCAGCTCGGTTTCGCGCTGATCGAACCCGAGGATCACGGCCTTGCGCCGCTGAATGCCGTGCACAGCAGCGCGTATCTGGAGTACTTGCGAGACGCCTACACGCAGTGGCACGAAGTGGACGAAGACTGGGGCGACGAGGTGATGTCGAACATCTTCATCCGCGAGAACAATCCGCTGCGCGGCATCCTCGGCAAGACCGCACGCTATCTGGCCGACGGCAGTTGCCCTATCGGTGAGCACACCTGGCAGGCCGCCTACTGGTCAGCGCAAGCGGCAGTCGCTGCCGCTGTTGCAGTGCGTGACGGCGAGCCGCAGGCCTATGCCCTGTGCCGCCCGCCGGGCCATCACGCCCGTGCCGAAGGAGCCGGTGGCTTCTGCTTCCTCAACAACGCCGCCATCGCCGCCGAAGTGCTCAGGGCGCGCTTCGACAAGGTGACCATCCTCGATACCGACATGCACCACGGCCAGGGCATCCAGGAGATCTTCTACGAGCGTGACGATGTGCAGTACATCTCCATCCATGGCGACCCGACCAACTTCTACCCGGTGGTGGCAGGTTTCGATGACGAGAAGGGCAGTGGCCGAGGGGAGGGCTACAACCTCAACCTGCCAATGCCCCATGGCGCATCCGAAGCGGATTTCTTCGCCTACCTCGGCCAGGCCGAACAGGCCCTTCGCGACTTCGCCCCGCAGGTGCTGGTGCTCTCGCTGGGCTTCGACATCTACGAGAACGACCCGCAGTCCAAGGTCTCGGTTAGCCATGCCGGCTTCAGGGAACTGGGGCGCCGTATCCGCGCCTTTGGCCTGCCTTGTGTGGTGGTGCAGGAAGGCGGCTACGACATCGCCACCCTCGACGAAAACGCCTCGCAGTTCTTCAAGGGGTTGTTGGGCTGATCGTCATGGGCTGCAAGGATCTGGCACAAGCTTCTCCAACTGCGGGCATGCCCACTCCACGAGTGCGCGCACCCGCGGAGAGAGCTGCAGGGAATGCGGGTAGATCAATTGGATCGGCAAATCCACCGGCTCGAAATCCTCTAGGACTCTCACCAGGCGGTCATTGGCGAGCTCGTCCGCCACCTGGTAATGCATCAGCCGGGTGATGCCTAACAGGCTGTTGAAAAACTACCTGCGTGGCCATCGCGGCGTTAAAAACAGGCTCAAAATGCTCATTTACAACACGTAAACTCCGCTTTTTCGCCTGTTTTTGCCTTGCGCTGGCTGCCTCGCCAACGTTTTTCAACGGCCTGCTAACCCTTCCACGCTGGCCTGGCTGGCAGCGCGGATCTGGTTGCATACCGGCCTAGGTGTGATGGTTTCGGTGAGTTCCTTGCCCTAGTGGCGGTAGTACCAGTGGCGGCCTTGCGAGGCCAGCGCGATGCAGGCGTGCTCGCTCAGTGATTGCGGTGTGTCGATGGTCGGAGCGCTGCGCAGGTAGTTCGGGCTTGCGCAGGTGACCAGGCGGGTGGCGCCGATTGTGCGGTTTACCCTTACGTCGTGCTGGCGCCTGAAGGCGGTGTGGATCTCAGCCCGTACCACCACGTCGCGCGGTGGCTCGAGCGGGTAGAGGCACTGCCGGGCTATCTGCCCAAGCCCTGAACGACTGCTGCATACGCCGATGATGCAGCAGTACTGCACGTTGAGGTGCAATCGGCTGCCTGGCACTTTCACTCCAGGCAGCCGATTGTGGAAGATTCTCTGTTGAGCAATGCAGTCGATTTTTCAAAATATTTCCGTCGGGAAATGGAGGTGAACTAACGTTCCGGCAGCGCGATCCTTTCCTATGCGCAGTCAGCGCGAGCCTGACGGGCTGGTGCATTCGTACCGAGCCTCGATCCAGTGTCGCTGAACGATAAGGAGCCGCCGTGACCGTTACCACCCACCCCGTCTATCGACGCACGCCAAGCCCGCTACATGCGATCCTGCTTGCCGGAGCCGTCCCCCTGTTTCTCGGCGCCTTGCTGAGCGACGTCGCCTACTACAAGACCTTCCAGATCCAGTGGAGCAACTTCGCCGCCTGGCTAATCGCTGGTGGGTTGTTGTTCTCCGGTTTGGCGTTGCTGTTCGCGCTGGTCAATCTGATCCGTGCCGACCGCAAGGCCGGGCGCCCGGTCATGTACTTCCTGCTGTTGCTGATTACCTGGGTACTCGGGCTGGTCAACGCCTTCGAGCACGCGAAAGACGCCTGGGCCATCATGCCGGCGAGCCTGGTGCTGTCGGTGATAGTGACCCTGTTGATCACCATTACGGCGTGGATCGGTCTTAGCGGCCTGCGTTCGGGAGGTGTCGAATGAGAACTGCAAGCTCACTGACTGTCCTGAGCATGGCGCTGTTGCTGAGCGCCTGCGGCGGCGAAGCGGATACCACCATGCACCGTGGCCCGGATCCCAAACTGCCGGAACCACAACGCGGTTTTTTACCCAGCATGAAGATCGCCGAACCAGAGGAGTGGGGCGATCAAAAGCCTACCGTGCCCGAGGGTTTCAGCGTCACGGCGATCGCCACTGACCTGCGTATTCCGCGTCAGACGCTTGTGCTGCCCAATGGCGATATCCTCGTCGCCGAAGGCCGCGGCGGCAACGCTGCGAAGCTCAAGCCCAAGGACGTGATCGCGGGTTATATCAAGGCTCAGGGCAATACCAAGGTCAAAAGTGGCAATCGCCTGACCCTGCTGCGTGATGCCGATGGCGACGGCACCTACGAGGTGCAGACGGTGTTCGCCGAAAACCTCAACGCGCCTTACGGCCTGGCCTTCTTCGAGGGCAAGTTGTACGTCGCCAACCAGGATGCACTGGTCAGCTTCGATTATGAAGATGGGCAGACCGAAGCCGGTGGCCCACCGACCAAGGTCACCGACCTGCCGTCCGCGATCAACCATCACTGGACGAAGGCGCTGACCATCAGCGAGGACGGTCGGTACCTGTACGTGGGGATCGGCTCCAACAGCAATATTGGCGAGCGCGGCATGGAAGTCGAAGCCGACCGCGCGCTGGTCTGGCAGGTCGACGCCGAGACCGGTGCTCACAAGCCCTACGCGACCGGGTTGCGTAACCCCACGGCACTGACCATTCAGCCCGAGACCGGGCAGCTGTGGGCCGTGGTCAACGAGCGCGATGAATTGGGCCCTGACCTGGTGCCGGATTACCTGACCTCGGTGCGTGAAGGCGAGTTCTATGGCTGGCCCTACAGCTACTGGGGCACAACAGTTGATACGCGGGTGAAACCGGGTAATCCGGACAAGGCGGCAAGTGCCATCAAACCGGACTACAGCCTGGGCTCCCACGTCGCCGCGCTGGGTGTCGACTTCTCCATCCCGGAGATGGGCGAGCAGTTCGCCAATGGCGTTTTCGTCGGTGAGCACGGTAGCTGGAACCGCGACAATCCGGTGGGCTACAAGGTGATCTTCGTGCCGTTCAATGACGGACGTCCGGCTGGTGAGCCCATCGACTTCGCCACAGGGTTCCGTACCGACGAGGGCAAAACCCGCGGTCGGCCGGTGGGTGTCACCGTTGACCCGAAAGGCGCACTGATCATCGCCGATGACCTCGCCAATACCATCTGGCGCGTGACACGTAATCAGTAAGTCCTGAACCCCGGGGCGGGCAAGCCGCCCCGGGGATTTCCCATACAACCCGCCGTTCACCGCGAAATCGCCAATTCGCCGATCGGCACCAGGTGTGTGCCAGACCCAACCCCTCCTTGAAGCCCATCGATACCCGCATCGCCGCCAGAGCAATGCTCGCCTTGCAAGGCCGTTTTCAATTGCAGTAGGCCCGGTCTTCAGACTACTCGCGGGCAACTTCCTGCTCATTCTCGTAATGGCAGACATCCCGTAAAAGTGGCCGTCAACGCATGGTTCGCGTGGCTACTCATTCCTTTCAGAATTGTAATTTCCCCATCACCTTGGCGTTAGCTCCCGGGCGGAAGATAGCGTTTGGCCAACGTTTCACGAATTACAAAAGCGCCACCTATCTATAAGAAAACTGCCTTAACGTCTGGAGCAACCATGAAGAAAAAAGCCGCACTGTCGCTTGCCGTCATGTCAGCGATCGTTGGAAGCAATTGTGCAATTGCGGATGAGCAGAAGGAGGGGTTCATCGAAGGCAGTAGTTTGAGCATCCTCAACCGTAATTTCTATTTCAACCGTGATCATCGCAACGGCGAAACCGCGCCGGGTGGTGCCGGTTATTCCGAGGCCTGGGCACACGGCATCATTGGCAAATTCGAGTCTGGGTTCACCCAGGGCACCGTTGGTTTTGGCGTCGATGCCTTTGCCATGCTCGGTATCAAGCTCGACACCGGCGGTGGCCGTAATGGCGGGCGCAGTTCGTTCGATGTCCTGCCGGTGGATCGCGATGGCGAGGCGCGCGACGACTACAGCAAGGTCGGTGGCGCACTGAAGGCGCGGGCATTCGATACCACGGTGACGGTCGGTGATGTATTTCCTGCCACGCCGGTCGTTCATTACGGTGACTCGCGATTGTTACCCGAGTCCTTCCGCGGCGTTACCTTCGTCAACAACAGCCTGGATGGGCTGACCCTGCAGGGTGGTCGTTTGCACTCGATGAGCCAGCCGGTGTCGAGCAACATGCGCGACAACTTCGCGACCTTTTACGCGGGTGGTGTCGATTCGCCGTGGGTCGGCTACTTCGGTGGTGATTACAGCCTCAATGAAAAC
Coding sequences:
- a CDS encoding 2-hydroxyacid dehydrogenase; translated protein: MARIVLLCREPKLEDWLAGLFTRHAPHLQVLRPGEEGAEQAEVAVCWYPAAGSLGRLPALRLIHSIGSGVDHLEHDPSRPGSIPVCRVVDPDHTQGMAEYVHWGVLHFHRGFDQVLNGRQSLQWQRPVQRTARDFKVGVMGLGSIGTPVALRLAQAGYTVRGWARTARQLPDVATFAGDASLPEFLGGLDLLVNLLPLTPATRGLLNHEVFARMAQGAALVNCGRGEHVEESHLLEALASGQLRGALLDVFAEEPLQKESPLWQVPGVWVTPHMASAASDACIASQIADNLERLNAGLPLNNQVDAELGY
- a CDS encoding transposase, which produces MPRMGRIVVPNYPHHVVQRGHNRQVVFVGDQDYQRYIADLRELKDVFGIKVYAYCLMTNHVHLLLAPGEAIAGLGLLMKALAARATRYRNRLEGRTGTLWESRYKSSVVESDAYLLACCRYIELNPVRARMVAEAGDYPWSSYQMRATDQADSDWLDIDPCFIALGDTPERRRIRYMEFMRQAVTSSEIELIRTALQRGQLTGSARFVDEIERVQGQRIELRGQGRPRKVSEK
- a CDS encoding LysR family transcriptional regulator gives rise to the protein MNPGHRNPEARRFLNDRLDWNLLRTFLVIGQEGSISRAAARLHLSQPAVSQALKRLEEQLESALVIRSGPRIALSRAGEEVMQIAAELYGTVSRLGPALDAPEENVAGKIRMLMISRIQSSFYDDFLANFHVDYPRVEFEFDVLRSSDVVSALLQKTASFGLSLCRTPQSRLEQRVMLKQRYAFFCGKRHPLFGRKNLKLGDLQSENFVSFTSDQIGGNLSPLTIFRDQQGFTGRIVASSPSLDEIRRLVAAGYGIGCLPEHIVAKDVQAGEVWRLPPAEGVIDVDVYLLWNRDQKRTHAEAIFLERFEQALRATELQDRF
- a CDS encoding DUF2231 domain-containing protein; translated protein: MTVTTHPVYRRTPSPLHAILLAGAVPLFLGALLSDVAYYKTFQIQWSNFAAWLIAGGLLFSGLALLFALVNLIRADRKAGRPVMYFLLLLITWVLGLVNAFEHAKDAWAIMPASLVLSVIVTLLITITAWIGLSGLRSGGVE
- a CDS encoding MFS transporter, with translation MTTPTSTPRRAAAAAFIGTTIEFYDFYIYAFAAALVLGQLFFPSDNAVLSTMAAFATFAVGFIARPFAGVVFGHLGDRLGRKKMLLFTMVLMGVATTCIGLLPTYAQAGIWGPIGLVALRFLQGISVGGEWGGAVLMASEHAPKGRKVFFASFAQLGSPAGLLLALIAFRAISEMDQDALMSWGWRVPFLLSGVLMMVGLFIRFGVPESPEFAKVKEQKQTSKSPVKDVIRHSWRQILFAALAVTIGSGGFFFTNTFMITYVTQYQGISKSTILDCLFLVTILQFLSQPCSALLAERFGEGRFLKWVAGLCMLVPYPMFMLVQTGNLIYMTAGIALAVLLLAALYSAIAGYMAEAFAAQVRYSGISIAYQLGSGLTGGLTPLIGTYLAGQYAGQWWPLALFFSILALMSLVGVIGLAHLRASERQPVSLTNPEAVTP
- a CDS encoding class II aldolase/adducin family protein, which produces MSKPNTLTEVEWQARCDLAALYRLVAYYRMTDLIDTHITLRVPGPEHHFLINRYGVAFEKMRASDLVLIDLHGNVVDRLDGQGRVNAAGFVIHSAIHAARPDMQCIVHTHTAAGMAVAAQRDGLLPLTQHALKFYGNLAYHTYEGIALSLDERARLVADLGTHNAMILRNHGLLAGGQSVAHAFHEIYFLERACQAQIQAMAAGVALNIPSEEVCRHTAAQFSRDGVEGIIDLAWQAALSLIDDQRNDWCS
- a CDS encoding histone deacetylase family protein; the protein is MKTFFHPHQRLHHPRSYLSRGQMREPQEVPARIDPLLAMARQLGFALIEPEDHGLAPLNAVHSSAYLEYLRDAYTQWHEVDEDWGDEVMSNIFIRENNPLRGILGKTARYLADGSCPIGEHTWQAAYWSAQAAVAAAVAVRDGEPQAYALCRPPGHHARAEGAGGFCFLNNAAIAAEVLRARFDKVTILDTDMHHGQGIQEIFYERDDVQYISIHGDPTNFYPVVAGFDDEKGSGRGEGYNLNLPMPHGASEADFFAYLGQAEQALRDFAPQVLVLSLGFDIYENDPQSKVSVSHAGFRELGRRIRAFGLPCVVVQEGGYDIATLDENASQFFKGLLG
- a CDS encoding zinc-dependent alcohol dehydrogenase family protein, which produces MKAFQIGNQQGLDSLTATTRPAPIAGPGQVLVAPRLVSLISRDVQLLRGVYGARQAPERIPVSEGVGDVIAVGAGVSNIKPGDRVVCGHFPNWLEGEFRPDVFAHDIGISHDGWLAERVVLPAAAVIQVPASLADQDVAALASAGLTAWNALIEVCKVKPGELVLCLGTGGVSLAALKLAKLRGARVAITSSSDEKLQIVRQLGADITINYRQHPDWAAQLMALTDNGGADVIIETGGQDTLGQSIAAVAANARIAVIGVTPGQQSPIPNYLSLILKNVTIRGIANGSRTMFQELLRATEANRIETVISKTFKFEEAPAAYAYFAAQKQVGKVLIEFG